The Mya arenaria isolate MELC-2E11 chromosome 16, ASM2691426v1 genome includes a window with the following:
- the LOC128222378 gene encoding uncharacterized protein LOC128222378: MQLTKLTSMRDGHRKVVENLLLKFEEESSNFKRIKLLEILAEKAETIKALCEKIVSHAEIADLGTELVESEEYSTDLELKLLTHRRQTQLASENTDLSKSDENKNRNAEAIQINEPSAPSEVMPQLYHKLPHLSLPNFNGDITEWQTFWDCYESSVHSNHTLSYVKKFSYLRSLLHGSTASSITGFPLTNANYAKAVELLKERFGQTHKIISTYMQSLLELPRPENTPHSIQTFRDKMDTSIRGLESLGQSQESYGDLLIPIIRDKLPKELRRNMVRDHGDRPWTLPEVRRAIGTEINGRRNPSIPETSHANSILPCRKW; encoded by the coding sequence ATGCAGCTGACAAAGCTTACTTCAATGCGAGATGGACATAGGAAAGTTGTCGAAAACCTACTTTTGAAGTTTGAGGAGGAATCATCTAATTTTAAGCGCATCAAGTTGCTGGAAATTCTAGCGGAGAAGGCGGAAACCATCAAAGCCTTATGTGAGAAAATCGTAAGTCATGCAGAAATTGCTGACTTGGGGACGGAGCTTGTTGAAAGTGAGGAATACTCTACCGACCTTGAATTGAAACTGCTGACACACCGTAGACAAACACAACTTGCATCCGAGAACACAGACTTATCCAAGAGTGACGAAAACAAGAATCGCAATGCAGAGGCGATACAGATAAACGAACCGTCAGCGCCATCAGAAGTGATGCCACAGCTTTATCACAAATTGCCACACCTTTCGCTGCCGAATTTTAATGGTGACATAACCGAATGGCAAACTTTCTGGGATTGCTACGAGTCGTCAGTGCATTCGAACCACACCCTCTcttatgttaaaaaattcaGCTATCTGCGATCGTTGTTACATGGAAGCACTGCCTCAAGTATTACTGGTTTCCCATTAACGAATGCAAATTACGCAAAAGCCGTTGAGCTACTAAAAGAACGTTTTGGCCAGACGCATAAGATCATCAGCACGTATATGCAGTCCTTGCTTGAACTGCCACGGCCGGAGAATACTCCGCACAGCATACAGACTTTTCGTGATAAAATGGACACATCCATCAGAGGCCTCGAGTCCTTAGGCCAGTCTCAAGAATCATATGGCGACTTGTTAATTCCCATCATCAGAGACAAACTTCCGAAAGAGCTGAGACGTAATATGGTCCGTGACCATGGCGACCGACCGTGGACGCTACCGGAAGTGAGACGAGCCATTGGAACGGAAATCAACGGAAGGAGAAATCCCAGTATTCCAGAAACATCACATGCCAACAGCATCCTTCCTTGCCGGAAATGGTAG